In Aerosakkonema funiforme FACHB-1375, one DNA window encodes the following:
- the surE gene encoding 5'/3'-nucleotidase SurE — MTLIITNDDGIDAPGIRALQKAVNGNAIIVAPKAPLSGCGHQVTTTSAIHVHRRSQTEYAVGGTPADCTRLALTHLCQNVKWVLSGINAGGNMGVDVYISGTVAAVREAAMHGIPGIAVSHYRKRNLNVDWDTAARWTAKVLDDLFKKPIAPGSFWNVNLPHLLPGEPDPEVVFCQPCRQPLPVNYRIEGDEYYYHGEYAKRQRTPGSDVDVCFSGKIAVTQLRV, encoded by the coding sequence ATGACTTTGATTATAACCAACGACGATGGTATCGACGCCCCAGGTATCCGCGCATTGCAAAAAGCTGTCAACGGTAACGCCATAATTGTCGCACCGAAAGCCCCTTTATCGGGTTGCGGTCATCAAGTTACTACTACTAGCGCTATTCACGTACATCGTCGATCGCAAACCGAATATGCTGTTGGTGGTACTCCGGCTGATTGCACGCGACTAGCACTTACACATCTTTGTCAAAATGTCAAATGGGTACTTTCGGGCATCAATGCTGGTGGCAATATGGGTGTTGATGTTTATATTTCCGGTACTGTGGCTGCTGTGCGCGAAGCAGCTATGCACGGAATTCCCGGAATTGCTGTTTCTCACTATCGCAAACGCAACTTAAATGTTGATTGGGATACTGCTGCTAGATGGACGGCGAAAGTATTAGATGATTTGTTCAAAAAACCGATCGCACCCGGTAGTTTCTGGAATGTTAATTTACCCCATCTTTTACCGGGAGAACCAGATCCAGAAGTGGTATTTTGCCAACCTTGTAGGCAACCTTTACCTGTGAATTACCGCATTGAAGGTGATGAATATTACTATCACGGCGAGTATGCAAAGCGTCAGCGAACTCCCGGCAGCGATGTGGATGTCTGCTTTTCTGGTAAAATCGCGGTAACTCAGCTAAGGGTGTAA